GAGCCAGATCTCCCAGCCCAACGCCAGCCCGCTGGACGAGGCGACCGTGCCCCTGCTGCCCGCCAAGCCGAATATCATGCTGTGGCTGGTGGCGGGCATGGCGCTGGGCCTGGTCGGCGGCGTGGCCGCGGTGATCCTGATGGAGATCGTCCATCCCCGTGTCCGTTCCGCCGCCGGCGTCGCCCGTGCCACCGAAGTCGATGTCATCACCGAACTCAAGCCCATCCCGGTTCGGGCCGGCTGGTTCTTCAAGCAGAAAGAGGCCGCATGAGACTGCGTTCCACGGCGGGTGCCCCGCCGCAGTTGACCCCTGGCGGCGTCGCCGCCTCTCGCCCCCGCACCCGCGACAGCAAGGGCTTTGCCCGGCTCGCGGTGGAGCATGGCTTCCTGGCCGAAGCCGATGTCGCGCGGATCGAGGCCCATGCCCGCACCGAAGGCCTAGCGCTGCATGACGCGGCCGTCGACCTGGGGCTGCTGGACAGTGAAGACGCCGCCATGCTGGCCGCGCTGCAGGGCGGTTTCGCCCTGCTACCGGTAGGCGATCCGCGCATCGACCCGCTGGTCGCCGCCGCATTCGACCCGGCCGATCCCTATGCGGTCAAGATCCGCACCATCCGATCCAAGATGCGGGCCATCGCCAGAAATGGCGATCCGGCCGCGCTCAAGCTGGCCGTGCTGTCGATTGAGGCAGGCGACGAAGGCGCGATCATGGCCGCCAACCTTGCCGTCGTCATGGCGCAGATGGACGGGCCGACCATGGCGGTCGATGTCGACATGGACCGCCCCTCGCTCGACCGGCTGTTCCGCGTCGCCAACAAGGCGGGCCTGGCCGAACAACTCATCGGCAGCGCCGCGCTGCTGCCCGCCGCCAAGACCCCGGTCGAAGGGCTGTGGCTGATGACCGCAGGCCGCGCATCGGGCAGCGCATCCAGCCTGGTGACGCGCGGGCCGCTGGCTGAAACCGCCAGTGGCTGGGGCCTCAAGGACATGACGATGCTTTTCTACCTGGCCCAGCGCAAGGGCGAGCAGACGCCCTATGGCAGCATCCTCTCCGGCTTCGACGCGGTGACTTTGATCGTGCGGCGCGGGGACACCGCCATCGCCGACATGCGCCGCGTCATCGACGATCTCGACCGCCATAGCGTGCCTATCGCCGGGACGGTGATCGCATGAACGACCTGACTGTTGGCAATCCGCTGCCCTGGCCCGAAGGGGCGCGGCCGGAACCCTTCGTCGCGCATGTGGGCGGCATCCCTGTTTCGACCCTGTCGCTCCAGGGCCTGATCGACAAGATGGTGCTGGAAGCGCCGCTGCGCCGGTCGCTCGACCAGCCTGCCTGGCTGGTGTTCGACTGCAACGGCCAGGGCCTGTCGATGAATGCCAGCGACCCGGCCTTCCGC
This genomic stretch from Sphingobium sp. BYY-5 harbors:
- a CDS encoding capsular biosynthesis protein translates to MRLRSTAGAPPQLTPGGVAASRPRTRDSKGFARLAVEHGFLAEADVARIEAHARTEGLALHDAAVDLGLLDSEDAAMLAALQGGFALLPVGDPRIDPLVAAAFDPADPYAVKIRTIRSKMRAIARNGDPAALKLAVLSIEAGDEGAIMAANLAVVMAQMDGPTMAVDVDMDRPSLDRLFRVANKAGLAEQLIGSAALLPAAKTPVEGLWLMTAGRASGSASSLVTRGPLAETASGWGLKDMTMLFYLAQRKGEQTPYGSILSGFDAVTLIVRRGDTAIADMRRVIDDLDRHSVPIAGTVIA